In Leishmania braziliensis MHOM/BR/75/M2904 complete genome, chromosome 31, one genomic interval encodes:
- the AQP1 gene encoding aquaglyceroporin → MAIENHMDEDQQQRQKRDLTAQDTWPLYRYRWWIREYVAEFFGSFFLLSFGIGVTATTTFHAGNTASFQTNVSYLAITLGWGFGLAIALFITMGVSGGHLNPAVTLANCAFGAFPWRKAPGFMLAQLLGAILGAANVYGLFKQHFDDAGVMLLPNETMASKFSGVFVTYPNVSNVFAVWSEIFNTMVLMMGILAINDNRMTPADGYKPVAVGLLLFVIGITTGINSGYALNPTRDLGPRIFTAMLWGKEPFTLHGYYFWIPIVGPIAGALLGMFLYVFCIIPSGA, encoded by the coding sequence ATGGCGATTGAAAACCACATGGACGAGGATCAACAGCAGAGGCAGAAACGAGACTTGACGGCGCAGGATACGTGGCCTCTTTACCGGTACCGATGGTGGATACGCGAGTACGTTGCCGAGTTCTTCGGATcgtttttcctcctttcctttggCATCGGCGTCACCGCAACCACCACGTTTCACGCCGGTAACACAGCCTCTTTTCAGACAAACGTGAGCTACCTCGCAATCACCTTGGGATGGGGTTTTGGGCTTGCCATTGCCCTTTTCATAACTATGGGTGTGTCCGGTGGTCACTTGAATCCGGCTGTAACACTCGCCAACTGCGCCTTTGGCGCCTTTCCTTGGCGTAAAGCGCCAGGCTTTATGTTAGCCCAGCTTCTCGGTGCCATCTTGGGTGCGGCCAACGTCTATGGGCTCTTCAAGCAGCACTTTGACGACGCCGGGGTCATGTTGCTTCCAAACGAGACGATGGCCTCTAAGTTCAGCGGTGTCTTTGTCACATACCCGAACGTATCGAACGTCTTTGCGGTGTGGAGTGAGATATTCAACACGATGGTGCTCATGATGGGCATTCTCGCCATCAACGATAACCGCATGACACCCGCCGATGGCTACAAGCCGGTTGCCGTGGGACTGCTGCTTTTCGTCATTGGTATCACGACAGGTATCAACTCTGGATATGCTCTCAACCCTACACGCGATCTCGGACCCCGTATATTCACAGCCATGCTCTGGGGCAAGGAGCCATTCACCCTGCACGGCTACTACTTCTGGATACCTATCGTCGGTCCGATTGCTGGCGCCCTTCTTGGCATGTTCTTGTACGTCTTTTGTATAATACCGAGCGGTGCGTAg
- the CYP5 gene encoding putative cyclophilin 5 — MALRFSCALVAGGALHSYVVSPSAAAASASRPYLTPYATNPRNSRVFFDVAEQGRSSFFGVAAHEPIGRIELELFDDTVPVTARSFRELCRGSSNKSPEGVLLTYKGCPFHRIIPDFMLQGGDITKGNGTGGCSIYGARFKDESFNGKAGKHKGPGILSMANAGRNTNGSQFFICTVACPWLDGKHVVFGQVLHGYEHVKKLEAYGTPHGKPSKTVLISDCGVIQETCL, encoded by the coding sequence ATGGCGCTTCGATTCTCGTGCGCTCTCGTAGCAGGCGGTGCGCTGCACTCGTACGTTGTCTCTcccagcgcagctgcagcctcAGCAAGCAGGCCGTACCTGACGCCGTACGCTACCAACCCTCGCAACAGTCGAGTCTTCTTCGACGTGGCCGAGCAGGGccgctcctcctttttcGGCGTGGCAGCCCACGAGCCGATTGGGCGGATCGAGTTGGAGTTGTTCGACGACACCGTCCCTGTCACAGCGAGGAGCTTTCGCGAGCTCTGCCGGGGGTCTAGCAATAAGTCACCAGAAGGCGTGTTGCTCACCTACAAGGGCTGCCCCTTTCACCGCATCATTCCCGACTTTATGCTGCAGGGCGGTGACATTACAAAGGGCAACGGCACCGGCGGCTGCTCCATCTACGGCGCTCGCTTCAAGGACGAGTCCTTCAACGGCAAGGCCGGCAAGCACAAGGGCCCCGGTATTCTCTCCATGGCCAACGCCGGCCGCAACACCAACGGCTCGCAGTTCTTCATCTGCACCGTCGCTTGCCCGTGGTTGGATGGGAAGCACGTTGTGTTTGGCCAGGTCCTCCACGGCTACGAGCACGTGAAGAAACTGGAAGCCTACGGCACGCCGCATGGTAAGCCCAGCAAGACCGTGCTGATCAGCGATTGTGGTGTCATACAGGAGACGTGCCTCTAG
- a CDS encoding putative 5-methyltetrahydropteroyltriglutamate-homocystein e S-methyltransferase, with the protein MSSSVTTHTLGFPRVGVQRELKKTLESYWRGDLTEAALRQVGSKLRKRHLQEQSERGVSLLPVGDFAWYDHVLTTTLMLGNAPLRHCANGDATVNLDTLFRVARGRAPTGAPAAASEMTKWFNTNYHYIVPEFTSASAEFSVSWPQLFEEVEEAKELFDAKRLKPVLLGPVTYVYLGKVKGEELFDRASLLPKLVPVYAGILKRLAALGVEWVQVDEPALVLELESSWRNAYQETYRNLRAAVGTDVRLLLTTYFEDVSHHLSLIATLPVNGLHVDLSAQTQSVLAVERALPADWVLSAGVVNGRNVWRSNLLDAYQLLASLRKQSPDRAVWIGTSCSLLHSPINLECETGLDPEVKEWLAFALQKCGELKLLADAVVTGSEAAVAEYSAPLRARQDTERVVRMAVRDRVAGLTAADASRLDPFPQRWLVQQEKLNLPLWPTTTIGSFPQTAELRAQRLAHKKGRVGKEAYESQLKEHIAYAIKQQEDIGLDVLVHGEAERNDMVEYFGELLEGFAFTENGWVQSYGSRCVKPPIIVGDVWRPHPMTVSWAAYAQSLTSQPVKGMLTGPVTILCWSFVREDLPREKVTEQLALAIRDEVCDLERAGISVIQVDEPGLREGLPLQRSKWGEYLDWASRCFRVSTSGVALQTQIHTHMCYAEVNDVIHTIAAMDADVISIEASRSDMEPLTSFADFTYPNCVGPGVYDIHSPNIPTIQSIVDLLLRATQHIPVRQLWVNPDCGLKTRTWDECRAALHNMVAAATELRRIKPQ; encoded by the coding sequence ATGTCTTCTTCCGTGACGACGCACACACTGGGCTTTCCACGTGTAGGCGTGCAACGGGAGCTGAAGAAGACTCTCGAGTCTTACTGGCGAGGCGACTTGACAgaggctgcgctgcgccaggTTGGTAGTAAGCTCCGAAAGCGGCACCTGCAGgagcagagcgagaggggtGTGTCCCTTCTCCCTGTCGGAGACTTTGCGTGGTACGATCATGTGCTGACGACCACTCTGATGCTGGGCAATGCACCTCTGCGTCACTGTGCTAACGGGGATGCCACTGTCAACCTCGACACCCTCTTCCGCGTGGCCCGCGGTCGCGCGCCAACCGGCGCTcccgcggcggcgtctgAAATGACGAAGTGGTTCAATACGAACTACCACTACATTGTGCCAGAGTTCACGAGTGCGTCTGCGGAGTTCAGCGTCTCTTGGCCGCAGCTCTTCGAGGAGGttgaggaggcgaaggagctTTTCGATGCGAAGCGCCTGAAGCCGGTACTCCTCGGCCCCGTGACGTACGTGTACCTGGGCAAGGTGAAGGGCGAGGAATTGTTTGATCGTGCATCCCTGCTTCCGAAGCTCGTGCCGGTGTACGCGGGTATTctcaagcgcctggcggccTTGGGTGTGGAGTGGGTGCAGGTCGATGAGCCGGCGCTTGTGCTGGAGCTCGAGTCGAGCTGGAGGAATGCTTACCAGGAGACGTATCGCAACCTGCGCGCCGCGGTTGGCACTGAcgtgaggctgctgctgacaaCCTACTTTGAGGACGTATCGCATCACCTCTCGCTCATTGCCACCTTGCCGGTGAATGGGCTCCATGTGGACCTGAGCGCGCAGACTCAGTCAGTTCTTGCGGTGGAGCGTGCGCTACCGGCGGACTGGGTCCTTTCTGCCGGCGTGGTAAACGGGCGAAATGTGTGGCGCTCGAATCTGCTGGACGCCTACCAACTGCTTGCATCTCTGCGGAAGCAGTCCCCGGACCGTGCTGTGTGGATCGGCACATCATGCTCCCTCCTGCACTCCCCCATCAACCTGGAGTGTGAGACGGGCCTCGATCCGGAGGTGAAGGAGTGGCTTGCGTTTGCGCTGCAGAAGTGCGGTGAACTAAAGCTGCTGGCGGACGCCGTCGTCACTGGAAGTGAGGCCGCTGTGGCGGAGTACAGCGCCCCTCTCCGTGCTCGACAGGACACGGAGCGCGTAGTGCGCATGGCGGTGCGCGACCGCGTGGCGGGCCTgaccgccgccgacgcctCTCGTCTCGACCCCTTCCCACAGCGCTGGctcgtgcagcaggagaagctgAACCTGCCCCTGtggcccaccaccaccatcggcTCCTTTCCGCAGACAGCCGAGTtgcgcgcgcagcgcctggcGCACAAGAAAGGCCGCGTGGGCAAGGAGGCGTACGAGTCGCAGCTCAAGGAGCACATCGCGTACGCCATCAAGCAACAGGAGGACATCGGCCTCGACGTCCTCGTCCATGGTGAGGCGGAGCGTAACGACATGGTGGAGTACTTTGGCGAGCTGCTCGAGGGCTTCGCCTTCACGGAGAACGGCTGGGTGCAAAGCTACGGGTCGCGCTGTGTGAAGCCGCCGATCATCGTCGGCGATGTCTGGCGTCCGCACCCGATGACGGTCTCATGGGCTGCCTACGCGCAGTCCTTGACGTCTCAGCCCGTGAAGGGCATGCTCACTGGCCCAGTCACGATTCTCTGTTGGTCGTTCGTTCGCGAGGACTTGCCGCGAGAGAAGGTGACGGAGCAGCTGGCGCTCGCAATCCGTGACGAGGTGTGCGACCTCGAGCGCGCCGGCATCTCCGTGATCCAGGTGGACGAGCCGGGACTGCGTGaggggctgccgctgcagcggagcaAGTGGGGCGAGTACCTGGACTGGGCCTCACGCTGCTTCCGCGTGAGCACGTCGGGTGTTGCCCTGCAGACACAgattcacacacacatgtgctACGCGGAGGTGAACGACGTCATCCACACCATCGCGGCCATGGATGCCGACGTGATTTCCATTGAGGCTTCTCGTTCAGACATGGAGCCACTCACTTCGTTCGCCGACTTTACCTACCCGAACTGCGTCGGCCCGGGGGTGTACGACATCCACAGCCCTAACATCCCCACCATCCAGTCGATTGTCGACTTGCTGCTCAGGGCGACGCAGCACATCCCTGTCCGGCAGCTATGGGTGAACCCCGACTGCGGTTTGAAGACTCGTACCTGGGATGAGTGCCGCGCGGCGTTGCACAACatggtcgccgccgccactgagTTGCGCCGCATCAAGCCACAGTGA
- a CDS encoding helicase-like protein, with protein sequence MLVCSPCRLQTIGFYVAQHPWLKAAGFVKIGYSTCVETRLHMASFKTCFTPEWYYASVFECQTSQDALLLEQSVLFCLSAKRVEHRELIRLSEDEVTETAAVLARKLRLSVVQRILPRYEGTLATTPLGKPRQQADCHAFPDAEPTETDEEQAAIPLSSAMVSATIGPYRGVLDGAKAELHAALPSLDEGVYSAASADEENEEGLTSGDFRFLSTWIDNNDYSIDALRPYQQEAIARLTAELRERKKAVCQMACRCGKTPVAYHIIQRTLQEGGSARVLYLVPGLSLLRQTVRKLVSYGLRDTPLLIIGSDPLPVMLCGNQSQSMTTNPVVIRETVLGNPKVVVLSTYHSSPLLKELNIFQLTVFDECHRVCGSATDTAFNTILKLPLHGQRLFLTATPTYDTPIKMSDSDYFGGIAYRYYLREGINSGHVNPFSVRIVLGANMSHMCPYLFEAMRVVDKMLVFCRNISHALKIYDELLAETPPSDVTAFSVLIAHSRMGSAAVANALQSFAATKRCLLLNVRLFQEGVEIPDLNAVFFAAPRFSSRDIIQTICRPLNKLDGKPASFVFLPAVFDRRYAADHPINLQSFSTLIPFTDALMDEDPTLFEYMIDPQKKSYDIDVVGVRALKLTSEKLQRFILPAIRRGVRYSTRDTDRLHRAARLPWKSIFGEMKRVVEECNRYPKTNDAWVVGETPVSMNMFYQYVRRGYKMYERDGTTYLQVHQLRDLESLPEWKRYGVHGPYPWKECLQTLARYLRTHKTVPPLDIHKGGYVGLDATPFERLSGCLMNVNQADSRHQVGLPPEKQADLDRLCAPYGLRWRKRRTASGNIVKNDVTMITQSYIQFKRLYESADKVPAFQRYLKLHFPGYPEKHMRMETLDNLRKGTVPPRRAQQPRQAKREKKRKGQQAASAAATDRTVMCRICREHIAVSKWAAHLSSKSHLRAQKALS encoded by the coding sequence ATGCTCGTCTGCTCACCATGTCGCCTCCAGACGATCGGCTTCTatgtggcgcagcacccgTGGCTGAAGGCGGCGGGCTTTGTGAAGATCGGCTACAGCACGTGTGTCGAGACGCGTCTCCACATGGCCTCTTTCAAGACGTGCTTTACCCCGGAGTGGTACTATGCGTCTGTATTTGAGTGCCAGACCAGCCAagatgcactgctgctggagcagtcGGTGCTCTTTTGCCTGAGCGCTAAACGGGTGGAGCACCGCGAGCTGATTAGGCTCAGCGAGGATGAAGTGACGGAgacagcggcagtgctggCGCGCAAACTGCGCCTCTCCGTTGTTCAGCGCATACTTCCGCGGTACGAAGGCACGCTGGCCACAACTCCGCTCGGCAAACCGCGGCAGCAAGCCGATTGTCACGCTTTCCCCGACGCGGAACCCACAGAAACAGACGAGGAGCAGGCTGCGATTCCGCTGTCTTCTGCCATGGTCTCCGCCACCATTGGACCGTACCGTGGAGTTCTCGACGGCGCCAAGGCTGAATTGCATGCAGCTCTCCCATCTCTCGATGAAGGCGTCTATTCTGCTGCGAGTGCAGAcgaggagaacgaggagggCCTCACCAGCGGGGACTTCAGGTTCCTCTCTACCTGGATCGACAACAACGACTACTCCATTGATGCGCTTCGGCCCTACCAGCAGGAGGCTATCGCCCGTCTCACGGCAGAGCTTCGCGAGCGCAAGAAAGCCGTGTGTCAGATGGCGTGCAGATGCGGTAAAACACCAGTGGCGTACCACATCATTCAACGCACTCTCCAGGAGGGTGGTAGCGCGCGCGTTCTCTACCTTGTTCCTggcctttccctccttcgACAGACAGTGCGCAAGCTCGTCTCCTACGGCCTGCGGGACACGCCGTTGCTCATCATCGGCTCCGACCCACTCCCAGTGATGCTGTGCGGGAACCAGAGTCAGTCAATGACGACAAACCCTGTCGTGATTCGGGAAACCGTTTTGGGCAATCCCAAAGTGGTCGTCCTCTCCACCTATCACTCCTCTCCACTGCTCAAGGAGCTGAACATCTTTCAGCTGACCGTTTTCGACGAGTGCCACCGTgtgtgcggcagcgccaccgatACCGCATTCAACACTATCCTGAAGCTTCCCCTGCACGGCCAGCGCCTCTTTCTCACTGCCACCCCAACGTACGACACACCCATCAAAATGAGTGACAGCGACTACTTTGGCGGCATCGCCTACCGCTACTACCTCCGTGAGGGCATTAACAGCGGCCACGTGAAccccttctctgtgcgcaTTGTTCTGGGTGCTAACATGTCGCACATGTGCCCGTATCTTTTTGAGGCCATGCGTGTGGTGGATAAGATGCTCGTCTTTTGCCGCAACATCTCCCATGCGCTAAAGATATACGACGAGTTGCTCGCCGAGACACCCCCAAGCGATGTCACGGCCTTTTCCGTGCTCATCGCGCACTCGCGCATGGGCAGCGCGGCAGTTGCCAACGCTCTACAGTCTTTCGCAGCGACGAAGCGGTGCCTTCTGCTGAATGTGCGCCTTTTCcaggagggggtggagatACCCGACCTCAACGCCGTATTTTTCGCAGCGCCGCGGTTCAGCTCGCGCGACATCATTCAGACCATTTGCCGCCCGCTGAACAAACTGGATGGCAAGCCGGCATCGTTCGTTTTTCTGCCGGCCGTCTTTGACCGCAGGTACGCCGCGGATCACCCGATCAACTTACAGAGTTTCTCCACTCTCATCCCCTTCACCGATGCTCTCATGGACGAGGACCCGACGCTGTTTGAATACATGATCGACCCCCAGAAGAAATCGTACGACATTGACGTCGTCGGCGTCCGCGCGCTCAAGCTAACGTCGGAGAAGCTCCAACGATTCATTCTGCCAGCCATTCGGCGCGGTGTGCGCTACTCCACTCGCGACACCGACCGCCTGcaccgcgctgcgcgactcCCGTGGAAGAGCATCTTTGGGGAGATGAAGCGTGTCGTGGAAGAGTGCAACCGATATCCCAAGACGAACGACGCCTGGGTCGTCGGTGAGACGCCGGTGTCGATGAACATGTTCTACCAGTACGTGCGCCGGGGCTACAAGATGTACGAGCGCGATGGGACGACCTACCTCCAGGTTCACCAGCTGCGCGACCTGGAGAGCCTGCCGGAATGGAAACGCTACGGCGTGCACGGACCGTACCCCTGGAAGGAGTGCCTTCAGACGCTCGCACGTTACCTCCGCACGCACAAGACGGTACCGCCGCTCGACATACACAAGGGCGGCTACGTTGGTCTCGACGCGACGCCGTTTGAGCGGCTGTCCGGGTGTCTCATGAACGTCAACCAGGCAGATAGCCGACACCAAGTCGGGTTGCCGCCAGAGAAGCAGGCGGACTTGGACCGCCTCTGCGCACCGTAcgggctgcggtggcgcaaGCGCCGCACTGCATCCGGGAACATTGTGAAGAACGACGTCACCATGATCACGCAGTCGTACATTCAGTTCAAGCGACTGTACGAGAGCGCTGACAAGGTGCCAGCGTTTCAGAGGTACCTCAAGCTGCACTTCCCCGGCTACCCAGAGAAGCACATGCGAATGGAGACGCTCGACAACCTGCGCAAGGGCACTGTGCCGCCACGTCGAGCCCAGCAGCCGCGACAGGCGAAGCgggaaaagaaacgaaagggCCAGCAGGCGGCTAGCGCGGCTGCGACGGACCGCACCGTCATGTGTCGCATATGCCGAGAGCACATTGCCGTTTCGAAGTGGGCCGCACACCTCTCCAGCAAATCACACCTCCGCGCGCAGAAGGCGCTATCGTGA